The Pelodiscus sinensis isolate JC-2024 chromosome 5, ASM4963464v1, whole genome shotgun sequence genome includes a region encoding these proteins:
- the LOC102457570 gene encoding toll-like receptor 2 type-2: MTKLFWLVWIFFMVITANVSEEKATKQLCPSCDTTHFCDCSSMNLSIIPSGLTTDVTGLNLSYNRIKSVKETDLQLGLNLRVLLLQANQIWTIDKDSFVFLGKLEHLDLSDNKLTNLSSNWFRYLFSLQHLNIKGNLYTILGDNPLFFNLKNLSYLHLGNKNSFSAIRKQDFDGITVLRQLDIHGQRLKQYESGSLTTVNINHIIININDVHVLSRMVEDLIHSVICLELREIDFRTANESSLLEPMSHSVMEKLVLKNVWFIDSTIVKVLNILGRAKKFVELEVDNSVLRGTGQWHGQIEVNREISFKVLTVQNLVIEQFYLFSDLTGVENLLANITKITVVNTNVFLVPCSISRHFSSLLYLDLSENLLADPSLKHSSCEGAWPLLQTFNLSQNSLGDLEKTGQSLSHLKHLTHLDISRNNFGEVPELCQWPENLRYFNISGTQITTLTACIPQTLEVLDVSSNNLNDFRLKLPFLKELYISNNKLKNLPGAEFISNLVSLRISRNKLTSFSKEEFGSFREMKTLDASDNNFICSCEFLTFSQGQEGITNVLANWPENYICDSPFSVRGQQVKAARLSLFECHMTLAVSSICILVFLVILFIVILSYKLHLIWYMRMTWAWLQAKRKPKKLLNQDFCYDAFISYSERDAEWVENLMVQELEHALPPFKLCLHKRDFLPGKWIVDNIIDSIEKSRKTLFVLSEHFVQSEWCKYELDFSHFRLFDENNDAAILILLEPIQEQTIPKRFCKLRKIMNTKTYVEWPRDKNQQQIFWNKLKAALKS, translated from the coding sequence ATGACTAAGCTATTCTGGCTAGTATGGATCTTCTTCATGGTCATAACAGCAAATGTTTCTGAAGAAAAAGCCACAAAACAGCTGTGTCCTTCCTGTGATACCACTCATTTTTGTGACTGTTCTTCAATGAATTTGAGCATCATTCCTTCAGGACTAACAACTGATGTCACAGGGCTAAATCTGTCCTACAACAGAATCAAATCTGTCAAAGAAACTGATTTGCAGCTAGGTCTGAATCTCAGAGTGCTGCTCCTGCAAGCCAATCAAATTTGGACAATAGATAAGGATTCATTTGTTTTCCTTGGAAAATTGGAACATTTGGATTTATCAGATAATAAGTTGACTAACTTGTCATCCAATTGGTTCAGATATCTTTTTTCCTTACAGCACCTAAACATAAAAGGTAATTTATATACAATATTGGGGGACAATCCCTTATTTTTTAACCTCAAAAATTTGAGCTATCTGCATCTGGGGAATAAAAATTCCTTCTCTGCTATACGGAAACAAGACTTTGATGGAATTACAGTTCTTCGGCAACTTGACATTCATGGTCAAAGGCTCAAGCAATATGAGTCAGGGAGTCTGACAACAGTGAACATAAATCATATAATCATAAACATAAATGATGTTCACGTGTTATCGCGGATGGTAGAAGACTTAATACATTCTGTAATATGTTTAGAACTGAGAGAGATAGACTTCAGAACAGCTAATGAATCTTCGTTACTGGAGCCAATGAGTCATTCTGTTATGGAGAAACTTGTGTTAAAAAATGTCTGGTTTATAGATTCAACGATTGTCAAAGTGTTAAACATCCTAGGTCGAGCTAAAAAATTTGTGGAGCTGGAGGTGGACAATTCTGTACTACGGGGGACTGGACAATGGCATGGACAAATTGAAGTAAACAGAGAAATCTCCTTTAAAGTGCTCACAGTACAGAATTTAGTTATAGAacaattttatttgttttcagaTCTTACGGGTGTGGAAAATCTTCTAGCTAACATTACCAAAATCACAGTTGTGAATACCAATGTCTTCTTGGTGCCTTGCAGCATTTCAAgacatttttcctccctcctttatCTTGATCTCAGTGAAAATTTGCTTGCAGATCCAAGTTTGAAACATTCATCTTGTGAAGGTGCATGGCCCTTGCTGCAAACTTTCAATTTAAGTCAAAATTCACTGGGTGATTTAGAAAAGACAGGGCAAAGTCTATCTCATTTAAAACATCTTACTCACCTAGATATTAGCCGAAACAATTTTGGTGAAGTTCCAGAATTGTGTCAATGGCCAGAAAACCTGAGATATTTCAATATCTCAGGCACTCAGATAACCAcgctgacagcttgtattcctcAAACTCTAGAAGTTTTGGATGTTAGCAGTAATAACCTTAATGATTTTAGATTAAAGCTACCATTTCTCAAAGAGCTCTACATTTCAAATAACAAATTAAAGAACTTGCCAGGTGCTGAATTTATTTCTAACTTGGTGTCCCTAAGAATCAGCAGAAACAAATTAACCAGTTTCTCTAAGGAAGAATTTGGATCATTTAGGGAAATGAAGACACTGGATGCTAGTGACAATAATTTTATCTGCTCTTGTGAATTTCTCACCTTCAGTCAGGGCCAGGAAGGAATAACAAATGTCTTGGCTAACTGGCCAGAAAACTACATCTGTGACTCTCCGTTTTCTGTGAGAGGGCAGCAGGTGAAGGCTGCTCGGCTTTCACTGTTTGAATGTCACATGACTTTGGCTGTGTCCTCAATTTGCATTCTAGTGTTCTTAGTAATCCTGTTTATTGTTATCCTGAGCTACAAACTTCATCTGATCTGGTACATGAGAATGACCTGGGCTTGGCTTCAAGCAAAAAGGAAACCCAAGAAATTACTCAATCAGGACTTTTGCTACGATGCTTTTATTTCCTACAGCGAGAGAGATGCCGAGTGGGTTGAAAACTTAATGGTACAGGAACTCGAGCATGCTCTCCCCCCATTTAAACTGTGCCTTCATAAACGGGACTTTTTGCCTGGGAAGTGGATCGTTGACAACATCATTGACTCCATTGAAAAAAGCCGTAAAACTCTGTTTGTGCTGTCAGAGCACTTTGTTCAGAGTGAGTGGTGCAAGTATGAGCTGGACTTTTCGCATTTCCGTCTGTTTGATGAGAATAATGATGCAGCAATTTTGATCCTTTTGGAGCCCATTCAGGAGCAAACAATTCCCAAAAGGTTCTGTAAACTGAGGAAAATAATGAACACAAAGACCTACGTTGAATGGCCTCGTGACAAAAATCAGCAGcaaatattttggaataaactgaaAGCAGCATTAAAATCCTAG